A section of the Chryseobacterium scophthalmum genome encodes:
- a CDS encoding MGMT family protein: MNEVFKQQVWEITKLVPKGRVTSYGAIAKAVGFPNHSRHVGKAMGGCPKDVPAHRVISSSGTLSVPEFQERLEAEGIEVENFRIKNFKKLFWNPLDEL; this comes from the coding sequence ATGAATGAAGTTTTCAAGCAACAAGTCTGGGAAATTACCAAATTAGTTCCCAAAGGAAGAGTGACAAGCTATGGCGCAATAGCCAAAGCTGTAGGTTTTCCTAATCATTCACGTCATGTTGGTAAAGCAATGGGAGGCTGCCCTAAAGACGTTCCTGCTCATCGTGTAATTTCAAGCTCAGGAACATTATCCGTTCCGGAATTTCAGGAAAGATTGGAAGCTGAAGGAATTGAAGTAGAAAACTTCAGAATAAAAAATTTCAAAAAACTATTTTGGAATCCTTTGGATGAATTATAA
- the htpG gene encoding molecular chaperone HtpG codes for MTKGNINVSVENIFPLIKKFLYSDHEIFLRELISNATDATLKLKHLTNIGEAKVDYGNPKIEVKIDKENKELHIIDQGLGMTAEEVEKYINQVAFSGAEEFLEKYKDSAKDSGIIGHFGLGFYSAFMVAEKVEIISKSFKDEPAVHWICDGSPEFTLEETTAKTDRGTEIILHIAEDSLEFLEEGKIRELLTKYNKFMPVPIKFGTRTETLPLPEGAAEDAVAETVEVDNIVNNPTPAWTKSPSELKDEDYKAFYHELYPMQFEEPLFNIHLNVDYPFNLTGILYFPKLANNLNIEKDKIQLYQNQVFVTDEVKGIVPDFLMLLRGVIDSPDIPLNVSRSYLQADGAVKKISSYITKKVADKMVSLINENREDYDKKWNDIKIVIEYGMISEDKFFEKSDKFALYPTTDGKYFLWNELEEKIKPSQTDKDGNLVILYATNADEQHSYIQSAKDKGYEVILLDSPIVPHLIQKLETSKEKISFARVDADHINNLIKKDEPAISKLNETEKESLKKNVEESINDKKFTVQLEDLDSNDAPFTITQPEFMRRMKDMQATGGGGMFGMGGFPEMYNLVVNSNSEFATKILANENAEEKSSQIKHALDLAKLSQNLLKGKELTDFIQRSYKQLEK; via the coding sequence ATGACAAAAGGAAATATCAATGTTTCGGTGGAAAATATTTTTCCGTTGATTAAAAAATTTCTTTACAGCGACCACGAAATATTTTTAAGAGAATTAATTTCAAACGCTACAGACGCAACTTTAAAATTAAAACATTTAACCAATATTGGTGAAGCAAAAGTAGACTATGGAAATCCGAAGATCGAGGTGAAAATCGATAAGGAAAACAAAGAGCTTCACATTATCGACCAAGGTTTGGGAATGACAGCTGAAGAAGTTGAAAAATACATCAACCAGGTTGCATTTTCAGGAGCTGAAGAGTTTTTGGAGAAATATAAAGATTCAGCTAAAGATTCGGGAATTATCGGTCACTTTGGTTTAGGTTTCTACTCTGCTTTTATGGTAGCAGAAAAGGTGGAAATTATTTCTAAATCTTTTAAAGACGAACCAGCTGTTCACTGGATCTGCGATGGTAGCCCAGAATTTACCTTAGAAGAGACTACTGCAAAAACCGACAGAGGAACTGAAATTATCCTTCACATCGCCGAAGATTCTTTAGAGTTTTTGGAAGAAGGAAAAATTCGTGAATTGTTGACGAAATACAATAAATTCATGCCGGTTCCAATTAAGTTCGGAACAAGAACTGAAACGCTTCCCTTACCGGAAGGTGCTGCAGAAGATGCAGTTGCAGAAACAGTCGAGGTTGATAATATCGTTAATAATCCAACTCCGGCTTGGACGAAATCTCCAAGTGAATTAAAGGATGAAGATTACAAAGCATTCTATCACGAGTTGTATCCGATGCAGTTTGAGGAGCCATTATTTAATATTCATTTGAATGTTGATTATCCGTTCAATCTGACAGGAATTTTATATTTCCCGAAATTGGCGAATAATTTAAATATTGAAAAAGATAAGATTCAGTTATACCAAAACCAGGTTTTCGTAACTGATGAGGTGAAAGGAATTGTTCCTGACTTTTTGATGTTGTTGAGAGGGGTGATTGATTCTCCGGATATTCCGTTGAATGTTTCACGTTCTTATTTGCAAGCTGATGGTGCGGTGAAGAAAATTTCTTCTTACATCACTAAGAAAGTGGCTGATAAAATGGTTTCGTTGATCAATGAAAACCGCGAAGATTACGACAAAAAATGGAACGACATTAAAATCGTTATCGAATACGGAATGATTTCCGAAGATAAATTCTTTGAAAAATCTGACAAATTTGCACTTTACCCAACAACTGACGGAAAATATTTCCTTTGGAATGAATTGGAAGAAAAAATTAAACCTTCTCAAACTGATAAAGACGGGAATTTAGTGATTCTTTACGCTACAAATGCAGACGAACAGCATTCTTACATTCAGTCTGCGAAAGATAAAGGGTATGAAGTTATTCTTTTAGATTCGCCAATTGTTCCGCATTTAATTCAAAAATTGGAAACTTCAAAAGAGAAGATTTCTTTTGCAAGAGTTGATGCAGATCACATCAATAATTTGATTAAAAAAGACGAACCCGCAATTTCTAAATTAAATGAAACTGAAAAAGAATCATTAAAGAAAAATGTGGAAGAATCGATTAATGATAAAAAATTCACCGTTCAGCTGGAAGATTTAGACAGCAACGATGCTCCGTTTACAATTACCCAGCCCGAATTTATGCGTAGAATGAAAGATATGCAGGCAACCGGAGGCGGTGGAATGTTTGGAATGGGTGGTTTCCCTGAAATGTATAATTTGGTAGTGAATTCTAACAGCGAATTTGCAACTAAAATTCTTGCTAATGAAAATGCTGAGGAGAAAAGTTCTCAAATTAAACACGCTTTAGACTTAGCTAAACTTTCTCAAAATCTATTGAAAGGAAAAGAGTTGACAGACTTTATTCAGAGAAGTTACAAGCAACTGGAGAAGTAA
- a CDS encoding alpha/beta hydrolase: MKAKTTITFLFIILTQFFYAQIDDKFYQPSKELKPIENLKYEEISYPVDKDTITAIVLKPNSVKPKATILFFHGAAGNVTTYTFMTKPLVEAGFQVIMVDFRGYGKSTGKPTHLNVAEDGQKFFNYITRRNDVKNTKIIIYGASLGSQVSTHLARTNKDKISGLVIDGGMSSFADIAAVFAPQFKDALAKMLSSVYAAKEDIKYTEGLPKLFIYSKNDKTVPFSQGEEIYKNASEPKQFFEFTADHLSAVTEKPAEVVKAVEALIK; the protein is encoded by the coding sequence ATGAAGGCAAAAACTACCATTACATTTTTATTCATCATTCTTACTCAATTTTTCTATGCTCAAATTGATGATAAATTTTATCAGCCCAGCAAAGAATTAAAACCTATAGAAAATTTGAAATATGAGGAAATTAGTTATCCTGTTGATAAAGACACCATCACTGCTATTGTTCTAAAACCAAATTCTGTAAAGCCAAAAGCTACCATTTTATTTTTCCACGGTGCAGCCGGAAATGTTACAACCTATACTTTTATGACAAAACCTTTGGTTGAGGCAGGATTTCAGGTTATCATGGTCGATTTCCGAGGATACGGAAAGTCTACAGGAAAACCAACCCACCTTAACGTTGCCGAAGACGGACAAAAATTTTTTAATTATATAACAAGAAGAAACGATGTAAAAAACACTAAAATCATCATTTATGGAGCTTCTTTGGGATCTCAGGTTTCTACACATTTAGCGAGAACCAATAAAGATAAAATTTCCGGATTGGTAATTGATGGCGGAATGTCTTCATTCGCAGATATTGCTGCTGTTTTCGCTCCACAATTTAAAGATGCACTTGCAAAAATGTTATCTTCCGTCTATGCTGCGAAAGAAGATATAAAATATACAGAAGGACTTCCAAAGCTTTTTATCTATAGTAAAAATGATAAGACCGTTCCTTTTTCTCAGGGAGAAGAAATTTATAAAAATGCTTCTGAACCAAAACAGTTTTTTGAATTTACAGCCGATCACTTGAGTGCCGTAACCGAAAAGCCTGCAGAAGTTGTAAAAGCAGTTGAAGCTTTAATTAAGTAA